The nucleotide window TTTGTGTAGAAATCAAGTCCAAAACGATTGCCAAACACTTCGACTTCGGCCGAAGAAGTCTGGTAGAAGCCAAATTCTGTACAAGTTTGGTACATCCACTGGCGGCCTGTAGAAGAAAACATGCTATAACCCTGACAATGGCTTATgggaaagtaaaataaatatggttGCTATGCTACTATCCTTCTCTTctcttatcatatggttagaTGTCAATGATACCACTTCTAGGCAAACTATTATGTGGTCAACTAATAGCCAGTCATTATTTCCATCAAGACACATAATGAATGCttgataagtttaaaaaaactgttgggcaagggtctcctctctcATAATGACGGTggggttatgccttgagtccaccacattGGACAACTGGGTTGGGGACCTTGCATTCCTCCAAGAACTGTATAAAAGCCATCACTGATGATATCTCTTAATATGTATGAAATGTTGTACCTCCTGCAGGCCAAGTCATGTTCCTCAAATCCTTGATCATGTTGTCGTAGCTATAGTCCAAGCATGTCTGGTTTGTTTTGTCCAACACAACGGAATTGAACGCAGCTAGCTTCTTGTAAGCGGGCACCGATCCATCTGCAGTTAGCATGTTGCACACCtgtgtattataaatgtatagttatttacataaacattgtaTGTGTCTAAAATCACCATTTTTAACCGACAACGTCAAAAAAAGGAGGACCGTTCACAAGTCGTCCGTGTTCACTACTTTTCAAATCCTTATAAATGCGTAACTAAGTATACATCGACCACATaggtacttatacattttgcgttgatattcgttttttataagatttcttGTAAAAAAAGTTTGCATGAACCGTACATAGCAAGTTTTTTAGTTTCTGCTTACGTCCATGAGAAAAAGCGTGATTTCAAACTatacatttcataatttttttaatatttatttatttttacatgttatgaAAGTGATTTCACTTACTGTATTAATAGTGAGGTTCTTATATTTAGCATCAGCACTAATTCTGTTGTCCTCATTATACTGGACCAAGTCAGCGAAATCATCAGCTATGGAGTTGTAGAAGTTATCTATATCTAAAGTGGAAGCTGATGCAAATGGTTTACACACTctgaaagaaaacaaacattacatttaGCAATATGCAGAAAGATATTATTTACACTCAGgttatttctcaatagtagcacGGATTTTGGTAACACGCCTGTTAGATGGCAATAGGTTTGCCTCCTATTTtaggtattaatattaaattatcaaagGCGAAACGTGGGTAGGTATCTGGTATATGTCACACACCTTCGGGTAATAACAAGGGTATATAATGTACGTATACCATTAACGCTATTAAGATATTATCAAAATAGCTGTACATACTTGAACTCCTTTTCGACTATTTTCGGGTTATCATCCATGTATTTAGCAATTTGTTGATGAGCAATTTTCAATTGTGTCACGCAGTCCTCTCCTCCCGTTTTCTCTCTTAATGCGTTGACGACAACTGTGTAGTATTCTAGAAAATACAAGCAATAATAAGTACATATACAAGCAAGTTACAAACTTAATGAGAAACTATGTAGTAAAACATACCCATAAAGTTAACTTTAGCCAAAAGAGGTCCACTGGATGAGACAGCCGCATAAACCAGATGAGGATATTTGAGTCTCAGCCAAGCAGCAAGCGATCCTGGATATGATCCTCCAAAAGCAATCCAGCGAACATTTTTGTTCAACTTGTATTTATCATTCATAGCACTAATGAAGTTTGCCAAATCAGCTAGAGCTTGGGAGGAAGATAGGTACTGCAGATTCTTCACACTGAGGTCTCTATAAAAACATGAATTAGTTAAAGTCGGGcgatttcaaacgtgcgaaccaagtcatgtcattttaagGGAGTCTCTtctgattatgacgtagttcgcacgtttgtaacgacCTGATTATAGTGGTTATTGATAATTTTGAGTATTAGTCATCAATTTAATTACTGTTCACTAGCTCTAAATTATTTATGCAACTATCACTTTTATTCAGGCTAACATGTGTAGTGTACGGCCTCAATAAGATGTTTATAGTTGTAAACGCGCGATCGAGGCTTGTTTTATGAACAGGCTCTAAGTTGGCTTCGGATAATTGACCcaagtattaaaaattaactgCTGGTTATCAAAACCAGGACAAAGCTTATAAGGAAAGGTAAAATAATCATGATGCAGCATGAGCaagagcataataatataaataatttcttactCTGTAGGATGACTTTCACCATAATAGCGATGTTCTAGGTTAATACATAATGCTTTAAAGGTCTTTGCATAATCAATCCAAGCTCCTTTGATCATCCAGCGAGCATCAGCGGGGCCTTCGCCACCTATCATTAGAAATACCGGCCCTTGGTTGTTGAAGTCGTAGAAACTATCATTGACAAAGTATCGCTGGAAAAAAACACCAAGAAATAAGTAAGTAACTGATGAATTAAGTATAAGCTGTTATGCCTGGTTCCCACTTGTCAGGTGTGGGGTCCGAATATTAATCGGAGGTTCTAGTAGCAGAGCATTTTATATGATGCTATTCACATTTATCAAACTATAATGTTGGGATAACTGTAAACGATAAATGTTCGAATCTGACACCCGGCAAGTGGGATCCAGGCGTAAGAGCAACCATCTTCAAGTTAATTATAGcgttataaagtaataattttgtaatgttaagtactttattacatgtttgtttaattatatgagcatgtaatacTATTTCCATATTTCGTTCCATACATCAGCATATTATGCATGAAGTTCCTTAAGATAACAGACcactattgaaataaataataataatatactcaataATGAGTTAAGTTCAACCTTGATAACAGTTTCATAAACAACTAACAAGCTACAGATAAAGTGTATTGAATTTATAAGTACAATGTGGTTATTTCAGCTgctattgaaattgtaataacgcaaaatattatttagctaCACAATAGCCACCTATGTCCATCTAGATATGAAAATTAGGCCTAGTACCTTTCAAGTAGTGTAAAAATGTTGTCAATTTCACTGTATGGTTCCTGGTCATATATCACATTTAAATCAACAAACATCCTTTGCTATTTTTTATAGCGTAATTTAGATATATAGTACTGTAGAATTGCTAATTGGTAAAGCAGATATTGCCCTAATCTCAATAAATGGTCTTGACAAACACAACACTTTTTTGTTTGCTTGTCTGTCATTTTTAAGTTGGTGtgtttattaatatgataattaGTTACTTATGAAATGACAAATTGCAAAACAGCAtggttttaaaagaaattggCATATAATTCTGCAAATTTACAGCTCAACTAAGCCCAAACCAAAACTGAGCAGcatgtttttatacataaatagtttttttatcacaaaactAGAAGTTTTCATTTCCATTTTAATCTTACAAGTTGATATTGTGAACAACTAGAGGTCAATTTCATTTGTGAAGTCAGGCACAATCATGACAATACTACGAGAATTTAACAATGCATACGACTATGTAAACAATTCTCTTATAGTTTCACACCTTTTTCCTCCctgtcaatatattatattttcaataccATAGGATCTTTAATCCTTGGTTTGGTGTGTTTGGATAGGTTTTTAAACCATCTGTTGAAGCATTAGAAAGAAACTAGTACTATCATTTTATTACTCAGCAAGCAATGTACACATACACGGACTAGTCTTTAGAGTGCCCGCTTAAAATGAATTATGTCTTCTATTTGACTGATTGTGAATTGCATCAAATAATATTCACATTAAGATGTAAGCCAGAGAAGATATTACGAAAACTTTAAATTActaagttacttatcaaatggCATACTTCAGAGTAACGATTGGAATGTGCAGTAATTTTATTGATGAGATTGCAGATATACAGAATAGGGAGATAtatacattgaatatattactGGCTGCAAACACAAATCTTCTATGTGACGGAAATGTCGCAGAGTGACTACTGAAGGAAAAAAGAAGAAGACAAATTTGGATAGAGAAAACCAATATTCACCTGTTTCCACATCCTTTGGTCAGAGGGACTTGAATGATCTAATTTTTGCTTGAACCATTGAGCTGCCGGTAGCGGTTCCCCGTTGTATCCACCCGGCGCTCCTAAATTGCCTCCTTTACTACGACCCAAGTGAAAATACCTTTCACCGTGTGTTGCAgtgtaaaacagtaaaaaaacgGCTAACACCGTAGGCCGTATCATTATCATTGTATTATTGAATTGCtaaaagatgttttatttttttaaatctgcagACCGGCAAACCGAATACAAAAAGATACAACCAATTGAAGCAGCCACAATAACGCAAAAACTGGCGAGGTGACTGACTTCTTGACAGAACAAATTGTCACTTTGACAATTGACAAGTTAGCCAGCTTATTGGAAGGTATGATGGATAAAGCGTACCACCCACACTCCAGttgcttataattaaaataatataaacatgtcGTATTCTAAGTAGTAATTAGCAGTTTATACGAGGTGTGTTCAAAAAGTATCGCGAATTTTGAATTTTCGCGGGTTACTTATATTcgaatttcgtttttttttggGGCGTTATGTTGGTCTATATAATCTCTCACTTATGCAGTAAAGTTCGGCCATTTGAGATGTTCAGTTAATTGTTGGCAGCTGTTTTGCTTGCACGTGTTTTAGTTCGTCTTCGTTTTTTACCTATTCAAAAATATTGGACAATGAACCTGTTTCAAATTTTGAGTGAAAAACGAAATTAAGTGCGCGGATGCATTCTAAATGTTGACTGTGGCATAGGGAGAACCTACTTTCGACAAAAACAACGTTTTTCGGTGGTACCAAATGTTTTCAGAAGGCCGAGAAGATGGGAACGACGAAGAGCGTGCCGGACGCCCGAGCACTTTAATAACAGACGAAAAACGTTATAAAGTGAAGAAAATGGTACTGGCCAAGCGTCTAGTCACCGTTAGAGAAATTGCCGAGGACTTTAATCGATAATTTGGGCATGAGACAAAATTGCTCAGTTACAATCGCCACTTCTTGGCCAAAAACAACACACTGATGATACTGCAGTCACTGTTTTCCCCAGATCTGGCCTCTTGTGACTTTTTTTATTCCCGAAACAGACTGAAGAGGCCCATGAAAGGACGACGCTACGCCACGATTAAAGAGATAAAAACGCCATCCGGCAACGGCAGCCGTATAAAAGCTATACGGCTAAGTTATTGACAACATACCGACaaacgtttaatttttttttttggtttctcGACAACCTGAGAAGATCACTGCGTTATGgacagtaatttttttattttcacaacaATTTAAAAGGTAAGGCGCATTAAAcgattgataataataaaacgtcTATTATAATCACTTGGATAGATACTACAATTATAATGTATAGTTATAATAGTAGTAAGTCTAACTTACTAGTAAGATCAAGAATCTAAAggttcaataatttattttcagctttTACAAGATATTTggattattaataaaacattttgataatcaAATTTCACACtgaatttcattataatattcaattttaagaGCTGTTTGCTTTTTTCATAATGCATGATCCGCTGTACAGTCACTTTTGTAAGTATGTCTGCTGTGTTTCCGACGTGTTGGAAAGtggaaatgtttttttcaacTAGCAATTATTTTCGAAATGACAGCTCATGATCGAGCGGCCGCCAAGTCAGCCAACATCTCTGAACATTCCACTTGCGAGTGCGATCGATTGCGATCGAGGTGTAGTTGTGCTTGGTAGTTAGCGCTCGGTGGGTTTGAAAAATGGCTCTTTTCAGGATTACATCAACTAGATTAGCAGAAGTACAGGTAAATATACTGACATCTAGACAGCTTTTCATTTAAGTTTTGACTTAAATTTATTTGCATGCTTATTTTCCCAGTGCCGTTTCTATAACCTTTTTCTCGCACGCATTTTGAGCTCGAAGTTATgtaatgtgaataaaaaatattttgggagCTCAAGTCCTTTACACagtattaaatttactttttgattCTTCATGAATGTCgacaaaacaatgtaattgGAATATTGTCATGAATGAAATTATGACGCTCGTGGAACTTTTATAGCATTTTATTTCGTAGCGGGAAACCCCGCTTAGCTCCTGCGCTGGTCGTGTATGTTTCGgatagtatttataaataaagtagcaAGCGTGTAATTTACTAACAGACAAAATTTGTTCACGAAATTCCGTATTCATGGTGTTTTAGGGGACATTGAAACCACATTCAAAGTAGTCATTTTCCGCATATTTTTGTATCATGGGTAGTTTATCAAGGTTAACCTAATGGCTACTATTATAATCGGCGTCTAATGTTTAACAGCAGACCAGCCAGAGCACAtgtataaattaacatttttgatcTTGTCGTATTTTTACCTGCTTAATTCaatatttcgatttttttaGACATTTATTCCAACTGTCTTTTAGGTTCattgtcaataaataattttatatattaaacagaTATTCACTTGCCATGCATTTTAATAATGGAACTGAACACTGATTTTATTGAACTTTGGACaggcagatattttttttattattcaaacatgaatattataattatgtacagtaGTTATggtgtgtaaatataaattttcttttacattggtttttaaattcataataaaagaaaattttgtgttgtatttgatTCTATAgataatacaatttatgtaaCTGACACAAACTTGGGGAGTAAGTACTGTTTAGTAATTTTAGTAGGTAGTtctacaaacaaatttatttataattaacacgctgttatgattttttgtaaatataatagaaaattcaTAAAGTTCCAAACATATAAATTGATAACATTATCACTGTAacagttacataatatttgCTGAATTTGATGGATTTTACAAGATAAAGTATTTTTGCAAGTCATCATTTCAGTCATATCAAATTCATTGATATAGTCCGTGACTATCATGACATATCCAatagatacctacctataataaaattgtgtatcattgttatcaaatctgtttgacatttaagatgtaTTCTTAAGTTGCAATGATTGATCTATGGCATAAAAATACAGTCATGTGAGAATTGCACCAAGCAAGTGGCAGTGGCAATGGCCTTGGTCAATCTATGTCAGTGTCACGCACGGTGGCGCTTGTTGGCGTGATATTCCTGATAACCGATGTCACTAGTTGTCCAGAGAGCACGCATCTGCAGTCTTATCACGTGTATTTTCCGCCGCTGTACAATTACCTACATAGATATTCGAATTTTTACTCGGACAGACGTAATTTATCGCAAGCGCGCCATTTTATTCATGCGGGTGAGGTATGAATGCTCCTCTTTGTACATAATCACGAGTCGCACTTGACTTTATAATGTCAGGTGACGTGGGAGCAATTGTTCTACGCTAGGTTTACATAATGACTTGAAGAATTCGGTCTTACGTCGCGACTGTACCATACAACGCGCTAATTACATCCTGCGAAATCTAGCGCGGCACTTAACGTCATTCGAAGATATCGTTATCAGTAGACTATGTAATAGAAATCGCAATGACATTCAAGATGCGTGTCCTCTGCTATGTCCTAACTCTAAAGATAACCACGCAGGTCAACGCTGCGCTCGCAGCGGGCACACGCCCAAATGCTCGTGACTATTATAGGCTCCGACTATGTTATTACAATGCACACCATACATATAAACACTCAACAATGTTTAATTGTATGAATGAAGTTTAGGAAATTACGGAGAACGAACACATGGCGTTACGCGgatctaaaaaaaaactagtgaAGAGCGTTGGCTAGTGGCTACTACATGACGCACATGTTCAAGGTCGCGTTCTGATACGGCTTCTAGTAGTTAGCGAAATAGTTGGTTCGActtgtttgtattaaaatatacggGCCGTCGGTAattgtttcataaattaaaatctattcaaatTATTCTAATAGGTATAGACACCTACCTATAAACCAgaacagtaaatatttttatgatgaacCGTAGGGATTCAgttctataattattatgttggtATTTTAACCCAGTAACATACAATTTTTCAAAgtcactataatattatgattaaggAAACAAGTCAGgttgtttaaagtaaataagttcAATGAAATTCTGTTGGCGTGTGCTGTTTCTTTGTTATCAGTTGCAATTTGAGTTAATGGCGTTAGCACTCAATTAAGATTAAATGCCTTTCATCAATTAAATACTTGTAATTGACAGGCGGGTGATTGCATTAAAACTTaagcattattatattgtttccTAAGGTTGCAGCTGTTTTCTGTATCAACAGGTAAATTGTAGAAGTTGTACAAGATTGTATGCCCAATGCGAGTATTTACCTGTTGTAAGTCAGCAGAAACAAATAAAGCCTCATATTTACGAGCCGCGTATTCTTCACATAGGGCGAAAcactttgtaaaataaacttagTAGTGTCCGTATAAAATGATCGTGTGCGCACGTAACACGTCCCAGCATTTTTTGTCAGTCTTTACTCGACAGGTCGATGGATGGCTTTTTGTACTCAATTTTCAATGTTACTAACACTCAATAAAaccttatttgtatttaaacgGGGTTTTTTATGTTTGATACATAGGATTTTTGAAGGTCTGCTCATCAggtatgaatttattatttcgtaatCGTGGGTATTAAAATTGTCGGAACCTttacctaaattaatatttataattaggtatatctCATTTCAACGAATCAGACATGAAACACAAACACGTCTTAAAAATTTTCCTtgacgtcatattattatttgagcaAATCGGCTGATGTGCCTGCCATATTTCGTTGCCGAATTTTCCATTCAAGGATCTTGATGACATCAGTTATCTCATatatgtaactatttatttaatattttgcacTATCTTTTTACTCCGTTTTGTTAACGATAAGATAAATCTtgaattactaataaattttcgAGATGGCTTTGATCTGTCGAGTTCTGATTAAATTGCTGGCAAATAGAGTAATTGCTCACTTAAGAACGCAGTTTCAAGCTGTAAACGTTCACCATTAATTGATTAAGAGTGATTGTAAAGTTCCGAT belongs to Anticarsia gemmatalis isolate Benzon Research Colony breed Stoneville strain chromosome Z, ilAntGemm2 primary, whole genome shotgun sequence and includes:
- the LOC142986494 gene encoding putative serine protease K12H4.7 encodes the protein MIMIRPTVLAVFLLFYTATHGERYFHLGRSKGGNLGAPGGYNGEPLPAAQWFKQKLDHSSPSDQRMWKQRYFVNDSFYDFNNQGPVFLMIGGEGPADARWMIKGAWIDYAKTFKALCINLEHRYYGESHPTEDLSVKNLQYLSSSQALADLANFISAMNDKYKLNKNVRWIAFGGSYPGSLAAWLRLKYPHLVYAAVSSSGPLLAKVNFMEYYTVVVNALREKTGGEDCVTQLKIAHQQIAKYMDDNPKIVEKEFKVCKPFASASTLDIDNFYNSIADDFADLVQYNEDNRISADAKYKNLTINTVCNMLTADGSVPAYKKLAAFNSVVLDKTNQTCLDYSYDNMIKDLRNMTWPAGGRQWMYQTCTEFGFYQTSSAEVEVFGNRFGLDFYTKQCEDVFGKKYNGDFIAAAAEWTNNYYGALDIEVSRVVFVHGSVDPWHALGITKTQDNDAPAIYIKGTAHCANMYPSSADDSSDLIEARVEIQQYLAKWIGQV